In one window of Escherichia coli DSM 30083 = JCM 1649 = ATCC 11775 DNA:
- the ycbJ gene encoding YcbJ family phosphotransferase → MEQLRAELSHLLGEKLSRIECVNEKADTALWALYDSQGNPMPLMARSFSAPGKARQLAWKTTMLARSGTVRMPTIYGVMTHEEHPGPDVLLLERMRGVSVEAPARTPERWEQLKDQIVEALLAWHRQDSRGCVGAVDNTQENFWPSWYRQHVEVLWTTLNQFNNTGLTMQDKRILFRTRECLPALFEGFNDNCVLIHGNFCLRSMLKDSRSDQLLAMVGPGLMLWAPREYELFRLMDNSLAEDLLWSYLQRAPVAESFIWRRWLYVLWDEVAQLVNTGRFSRRNFDLASKSLLPWLA, encoded by the coding sequence ATGGAACAGCTGCGTGCCGAATTAAGCCATTTACTGGGCGAAAAACTCAGTCGTATTGAGTGCGTCAATGAAAAAGCGGATACGGCGTTGTGGGCTTTGTATGACAGCCAGGGAAACCCAATGCCGTTAATGGCAAGAAGCTTTAGTGCGCCCGGAAAAGCCCGACAACTGGCATGGAAAACCACCATGCTGGCAAGAAGTGGGACTGTCCGTATGCCGACTATTTATGGTGTGATGACGCATGAAGAACACCCCGGCCCCGATGTCCTGCTACTGGAGCGAATGCGTGGTGTTTCGGTGGAGGCACCAGCCCGAACACCAGAACGCTGGGAACAACTCAAAGATCAAATCGTTGAAGCCTTACTGGCCTGGCACCGTCAGGACAGTCGTGGTTGCGTCGGCGCGGTCGACAATACTCAGGAAAATTTCTGGCCCTCATGGTACCGGCAACATGTTGAAGTGCTATGGACCACGCTCAATCAGTTCAATAACACCGGTCTAACGATGCAGGATAAGCGGATCCTGTTTCGCACTCGCGAATGTCTCCCGGCATTATTTGAAGGCTTTAACGACAATTGTGTACTGATTCACGGTAACTTCTGTTTACGTAGCATGCTGAAAGATTCGCGCAGCGATCAGTTACTGGCGATGGTCGGACCGGGACTAATGCTTTGGGCACCGCGAGAATACGAACTGTTCCGACTAATGGATAATTCTCTGGCGGAAGATTTGCTCTGGAGTTATCTGCAACGCGCGCCAGTGGCGGAGTCGTTCATCTGGCGGCGTTGGTTGTATGTGTTATGGGATGAAGTTGCGCAACTGGTCAACACCGGACGATTTAGTCGGCGTAACTTCGATCTGGCATCAAAATCACTCTTGCCGTGGCTCGCCTGA